A genome region from Setaria italica strain Yugu1 chromosome III, Setaria_italica_v2.0, whole genome shotgun sequence includes the following:
- the LOC101786814 gene encoding coiled-coil domain-containing protein 25: protein MVFYFKARPEAGDYTIFMGLDKYENEDLIKYGFPEDIWFHVDKMSSAHVYVRLNKGQTMDDMSEGLLEDCAQLVKANSIQGNKVNNIDVVYTPWYNLKKTPSMDVGQVGFHNPKLVRTIKVEKRINEIVNRLNKTKVERKPDLKAEREAVSAAEKAERKAQLRDKKRREEMERLEKEKQAEIRSYKGLMVQEKMTSNKQIASGSKTLQELEEDFM from the exons ATGGTGTTCTACTTCAAGGCGCGGCCCGAGGCCGGCGACTACACCATCTTCATGGGCCTCGACAAGTACGAGAACGAGGACCTTATCAAGTACGGATTCCCCGAGGACATCTG GTTCCATGTAGATAAGATGTCCTCTGCACATGTATATGTGAGACTGAATAAAGGTCAGACAATGGATGACATGAGTGAAGGTCTGCTGGAAGACTGTGCACAACTTGTCAAAGCTAATTCCATTCAAG GTAATAAGGTCAATAACATTGATGTAGTTTATACTCCATGGTACAATTTGAAGAAGACCCCTTCAATGGATGTGGGTCAAGTTGGTTTTCACAACCCTAAATTG gttcGGACTATTAAAGTAGAAAAGCGGATCAATGAGATTGTGAACCGCTTGAACAAGACAAAGGTGGAGCGGAAGCCTGACTTGAAGG CTGAAAGAGAGGCTGTGAGTGCTGCTGAAAAGGCAGAAAGAAAGGCACAGCTTAGAGACAAG AAACGTAGGGAAGAAATGGAGAGacttgagaaggagaagcaggCTGAAATCAGGAGCTATAAGGGGCTGATGGTCCAAGAGAAGATGACTTCCAACAAGCAAATCGCGTCTGGCAGCAAGACCCTGCAAGAGCTCGAAGAAGACTTCATGTGA
- the LOC101752665 gene encoding ABC transporter G family member 12 — translation MDGGSNVEAWRGAVSPAARYAESGGASLTWENLTAVLPGGGGRATKKLVQGLYGYAVPGRVVAIMGPSGSGKSTLLDSLSGRLARNVVLTGKVLLNGKKRRLDYGVVAYVTQENILLGTLTVRETLTYSALLRLPSSMRKSEVRRIVDDTLDEMGLRECADRHIGTWHLRGISGGEKKRLSIALEILTRPRLLFLDEPTSGLDSAAAFSVVQTLRQLAVDGGRTIVSSVHQPSSEVFALFDDLCLLSSGECVYFGDAKLATQFFAETGFACPSRRNPSDHFLRCVNSDFDDVAATMKGSMKLRAEAELDPLLNYSTTEIRERLVEKYRISDYAMMVRNTIHEITKIEGVVEEVIRGSEASWFKQLRTLTSRSFTNMSRDLNYYWLRIIIYIVMAFCLGTIYYDVGTSYTAIQARASCGGFVSGFMTFMSIGGFPSFIEEMKVFTLERQNGHYGVAAYIISNFLSSMPFLLTVSWASASITYWMVKFRPGFSYFAFFALNLYGGVSVIESLMMIISALVPNFLMGLILGAGVIGIMMLTSGFFRLLPELPKIFWRYPVSYIVYGSWGLKGGYKNDLIGLEFEPMMPGQPKLKGEYIITEMMGLSLNHSKWLDLAMIFVLLFAYRVTFFVVLKVKEAAAPYIRVAYTRFTVKRLERRASFRKTLAMTSLSKRHSQPHPMAIQEGLNSPMPY, via the exons ATGGACGGCGGCAGCAACGTCGAGGCGTGGCGCGGGGCcgtgtcgccggcggcgcgctaCGCGGAGTCCGGCGGCGCCAGCCTCACGTGGGAGAACCTCACGGCGGTGctgccgggcggcggcggccgggccacCAAGAAGCTGGTGCAGGGGCTGTACGGCTACGCCGTGCCCGGCCGCGTCGTCGCCATCATGGGGCCCTCCGGCTCCGGCAAGTCCACGCTCCTCGACTCGCTCTCCG GGAGGCTGGCCAGGAACGTGGTCCTCACCGGGAAGGTGCTGCTCAACGGCAAGAAGAGGCGGCTGGACTACGGCGTCGTG GCGTATGTGACCCAAGAGAACATACTACTGGGCACGCTGACGGTACGGGAGACGCTGACCTACTCGGCGCTGCTGCGGCTGCCGTCGAGCATGCGCAAGTCGGAGGTGCGCCGCATCGTGGACGACACGCTGGACGAGATGGGGCTCCGGGAGTGCGCCGACCGCCACATCGGAACCTGGCACCTCCGCGGCATCAGTGGCGGCGAGAAGAAGCGCCTGAGCATCGCGCTGGAGATCCTCACCCGCCCGCGCCTCCTCTTCCTGGACGAGCCCACCAGCGGCCTCGACAGCGCTGCCGCCTTCTCTGTCGTGCAGACGCTGCGGCAGCTCGCCGTCGATGGCGGCCGCACCATCGTCTCCTCTGTGCACCAGCCCAGCAGTGAGGTCTTCGCGCTCTTCGACGACCTCTGCCTCCTCTCCAGTGGCGAGTGCGTCTACTTCGGAGATGCAAAGCTGGCAACGCAG TTCTTTGCGGAAACAGGGTTCGCCTGCCCCAGCCGGAGGAATCCGTCTGACCATTTCCTCCGGTGTGTCAACTCTGACTTCGACGACGTCGCTGCCACCATGAAAGGATCCATGAAGCTGCGAGCA GAGGCAGAGCTTGATCCCCTGTTGAACTACTCCACGACAGAGATCAGAGAACGGCTAGTGGAGAAGTACAGGATCTCCGATTATGCCATGATGGTTAGGAACACAATACACGAGATAACCAAGATT GAGGGTGTGGTGGAGGAGGTGATCCGCGGCAGCGAGGCGAGCTGGTTCAAGCAGCTGCGCACGCTGACGAGTCGATCCTTCACCAACATGTCCCGGGACTTGAACTACTACTGGCTGCGCATCATCATCTACATCGTCATGGCCTTCTGCCTGGGCACCATCTACTACGACGTGGGCACCAGCTACACGGCCATCCAGGCGCGTGCCTCGTGCGGCGGCTTCGTGTCCGGCTTCATGACCTTCATGTCCATCGGCGGCTTCCCGTCCTTCATCGAGGAGATGAAGGTGTTCACACTGGAGCGCCAGAATGGCCACTACGGCGTCGCTGCCTACATCATCTCCAATTTCTTGTCCTCCATGCCGTTCCTGCTCACCGTGTCCTGGGCCAGCGCCTCCATCACCTACTGGATGGTCAAGTTCCGGCCGGGCTTCAGCTACTTCGCCTTCTTCGCTCTCAACCTCTACGGTGGCGTCTCCGTCATCGAGAGCCTCATGATGATCATCTCTGCCCTCGTGCCAAACTTCCTCATGGGCCTCATCCTCGGTGCCGGCGTCATT GGGATCATGATGTTGACGTCAGGATTCTTCCGGCTGCTTCCGGAACTTCCGAAGATCTTCTGGCGGTACCCAGTGTCCTACATTGTCTATGGCTCATGGGGATTGAAG GGAGGGTACAAGAACGACCTGATCGGTCTGGAGTTCGAGCCCATGATGCCGGGGCAGCCGAAGCTGAAGGGCGAGTACATCATCACCGAGATGATGGGGCTGAGCCTGAACCACTCCAAGTGGCTGGACCTCGCCATGATCTTCGTCCTCCTCTTCGCCTACCGCGTCACCTTCTTCGTCGTGCTCAAGGTCAAGGAGGCCGCCGCGCCGTACATCCGCGTGGCCTACACGCGCTTCACCGTCAAGCGCCTGGAGCGGCGCGCCTCGTTCAGGAAGACGCTGGCCATGACGTCACTGTCGAAGCGGCACAGCCAGCCGCACCCCATGGCCATCCAGGAGGGGCTCAACTCGCCCATGCCGTACTGA
- the LOC101753620 gene encoding probable calcium-binding protein CML18, with protein MASVNKGRDSAKAAAGGAVGGGGGVGMPAAEVEQVFRRYDANGDGKISAEELASVLRALGAPPGPGEVRRMMDEMDADRDGFVDLAEFVAFHCGPSGGAGAGEGQEDATEAELREAFRMYDADHNGLISARELHRVLRQLGDKCSVADCSRMIRSVDADGDGSVNFDEFKKMMGAGARR; from the coding sequence aTGGCGAGCGTCAACAAGGGCAGGGActcggcgaaggcggcggcgggcggggcagtgggagggggagggggtgtggggatgccggcggcggaggtggagcaggTGTTCCGGCGCTACGACGCCAACGGCGACGGCAAGATCTCGGCGGAGGAGCTGGCGTCCGTGCTGCGGGCGCTGGGCGCGCCACCGGGGCCCGGGGAGGTGCGCCGCATGATGGACGAGATGGACGCTGACCGCGACGGCTTCGTCGACCTCGCCGAGTTCGTCGCCTTCCACTGCGggcccagcggcggcgccggcgccggggaggggCAGGAGGACGCCACGGAGGCCGAGCTGCGGGAGGCGTTCCGCATGTACGACGCCGACCACAACGGGCTCATCTCCGCGCGGGAGCTCCACCGCGTGCTCCGCCAGCTCGGGGATAAGTGCTCCGTCGCAGACTGCTCAAGGATGATCCGCTccgtcgacgccgacggcgacggcagcgtCAACTTCGACGAGTTCAAGAAGATGATGGGCGCCGGAGCCAGGCGCTAG